The Bos mutus isolate GX-2022 chromosome 29, NWIPB_WYAK_1.1, whole genome shotgun sequence genome includes the window GGAAAATGTCCATGTACCACTCGAATAACTTTGCTCTTGATCTGGGAGGTgcactgtattctttttttttttttttaagctttacaatattgtattagttttgccaaatatcaaaatgaatccaccacaggtatacctgtgttccccatcctgaaccctcctccctcctccctccccataccatccctctgggtcgtcccagtgcaccagccccaagcatccagtatcatgcatcgaacctggactggcgattcatttcatacatgatattatacatgtttcaatgccattctcccaaatctccccaccctctccctctcccacagagtccataagactgatctatacatcagtgtctcttttgctgtctcgtacacagggttattgttaccatctttctaaattccatatatatgcgttagtatactgtattggtgtttttctttctggcttacttcactctgcagaataggctccagtttcatccacctcattagaactgattcaaatgtattctttttaatggctgagtaatactccattgtgtatatgtaccacagctttcttatccattcatctgctgatgggcatctaggttgcttccatgtcctggctattataaaaagtgctgcgatgaacattggggtacacatgtctctttctcttctggtttcctcagtgtgtatgctcagcagtgggattgctggatcataaggcagttctatttccagttttttaaggaatctccacactgttcaaCTTTTACTCCCATCTACTCTTAAGCATGATCCAACCTGAATTTTTCCTGAGTCTTTCAATGCAATGGAGAGCAATCAATATCAACCTCTTCCTTGGGAGCTTTATGTTACTCAGTATAAACTGCTTTCAGTGCCACAGTTTCAAGCTACAAAACCATCTGATTGCaataaacaaaaagttaaagaaaaaatctttACTACCTTCAGGTGAATTTTGCCACCTGCTATAAACAGAGCACTCAGTGTCTAGCAAATGCCAGTTGGTCAGAATGACTGTAAGTCAGAACctgacatattattttttaaaatctcaccaGGTGACTTTTACGCAtaaccaaaactaaaaataagtatCCCAGGAACTCAGGTTCAATTAAAAATTAGGACAAACTCCAGATGCCTAATGAAACTTTATATTTGTATAACAATTgagtatttggaaaatatttcataCACATTAttccaatacattttttaattttggaaattgaTATTGTAACTCCATTTAATTCTCAACTGTGGAAGCTCATTTGTCACTCAGTGATTGAAAGGGCTCTAACTACCAGCCCACACTATCTCAGCTTAGGATAAGGTAaccacatgttttcattttatgggCAATATTTTGAGATTGCATAGATGCCAAGAGACTTTCTCTTTCTGGAGCAACATTCAACTGTAAACCTAGAAATAAAACACGAGAAACAGGAGGGTGTTAAAATCTCCAGGAGTGGCTGTTTTATCCCCACCTTCATATTCTTTAAACCTTGCAAAAAATTATCTGAATCCTAGAAAATATTAGGAGTAAgtagcgttagtcactcagtcgtgtctaacgctttgcaaccccaaggactgtagcccaccaggcttctctggattctccaggcaagaatactggagtgggttgccattctcttcaccagggaatcttgctgacccaaggatcaaacttgggtctcatgcactgcaggaagattctttactatctgagccaccaaggaagaaggAGTAAAGATACAAAACAGTTAGGAAAATGTGAATTCAAGATCACTCACTCAGGAACAGAAGCTGATACCTCCCCTTACCAGAAAGTCTCCTACACAGTCATTTCTCAGTATCTGCAGGAGCTGCTGTGCCATGTTCAACATTCTTAtaagtttgggggagagtggatacatgtatatgtatggctgaatccctctGCTGTCCTCCtaaaactatcacattgttaattgactatacttcaatataacatttaaaaaaattttttttgttgttggtataCTTGaatctttatttagttttattttatttttactattaaggCTACTTGAACAAGGCAATgaagaaaccccagaattgaaaagcaattgatttttttaatataaatttatttattttaattggaggttaattactttacaatattgtatcggttttgccatacatcaacatgaatctgccacaggtatacacgtgttccccatcctgaaccccccatgATATAATACAATGAAGACAGCCTTTCATGTCCTAGATGCTGTTGACTGAATCCTCAGATGTGTCTCCAACTGATACCAAAGGGCTGACTCTATACAACCTTTCACAGGCTCTTCTTTCTTATCTCCACAGGGTCCCCAAACAGAGGAGAATGGCTGCAGAAAACCAATCCACAGTGACAGAGTTCATTCTTGGAGGTTTAACAAATCGGCCAGAGTTCCAGctccccctcttcttcctcttccttgggATTTACTTGGTCACCATGGTAGGGAACCTGGCCATGATAACCCTGATTTGTCTGAACGCTCAGcttcacacccccatgtactattTCCTCAGCAACCTGTCCTTGGTGGATCTCTGCTACTCCTCTGTCATTACCCCTAAGATGCTGGTGAACTTTGTGTCAGGGAAGAACACCATCTCCTATGCAGGGTGCATGGCCCAGCTCTACTTCTTCCTGGTGTTTGTCATTGCTGAGTGTTACATGCTGacagtgatggcctatgaccgctacgtTGCCATCTACAGACCTTTGCTTTACAACATCATCATGTCTCATCGAGTCTGCTCCCTGCTGGTGGTTGGGGTCTATGCCATGGGGCTCATTGGCTCAACTATAGAGACTGGTCTCATGTTGAAGCTGTCCTATTGTGATTTTCTCATCAGTCATTACTTCTGTGAAATCCTCACCCTCATGACACTCTCTTGCTCTAGCACCTATGACATTGAGATGACAACTTTCTTTTTGGCTGGATTCAACATTGTAGTCACCAGCTTAACAGTCCTTGTTTCCTATGCCTTCATCATCTCCAGCATTCTCCATATCACCTCCACAGAGGGACGATCCAAAGCCTTCAGCACCTGCAGCTCCCATCTTGCAGCTGTGGGATTATTTTATGGGTCTTCTTCCTTCATGTACTTAAAACCCTCCACAGCTAGTTCCCTGGCCCAGGAGAATGTGGCCTCCATGTTCTACACCACAGTGATCCCTATGCTGAACCCTCTGATCTACAGCTTGAGAAATAAGGAGGTAAGGGCTGCCATCCAGAAAACTCTGAGGTGAAAACACTTTGAATGTAAATGTCATGATTTCTCAGGTTGAAAGTGGAATAGAAATATAGGGGAGAAACCCTCTAAAATTCATACGACACATGAATGGAGAAAAACTGCTTCTCAACATGTCTGAATGTTTTccatcttccctttctccctttcacATCTCTCATGCCTCTCGTGTCTGCCTGCCCGTTTTGAGTTCATGTTTTATTCCTTTAGGGAtagtttgtttttggttttgtgttttttgtttttgttttgttttgttttgttttgttttgcttgtc containing:
- the LOC102270131 gene encoding olfactory receptor 8A1-like, which encodes MAAENQSTVTEFILGGLTNRPEFQLPLFFLFLGIYLVTMVGNLAMITLICLNAQLHTPMYYFLSNLSLVDLCYSSVITPKMLVNFVSGKNTISYAGCMAQLYFFLVFVIAECYMLTVMAYDRYVAIYRPLLYNIIMSHRVCSLLVVGVYAMGLIGSTIETGLMLKLSYCDFLISHYFCEILTLMTLSCSSTYDIEMTTFFLAGFNIVVTSLTVLVSYAFIISSILHITSTEGRSKAFSTCSSHLAAVGLFYGSSSFMYLKPSTASSLAQENVASMFYTTVIPMLNPLIYSLRNKEVRAAIQKTLR